A DNA window from Candidatus Protochlamydia naegleriophila contains the following coding sequences:
- a CDS encoding hybrid sensor histidine kinase/response regulator, whose translation MKETTDISSGEPLPVKIDEALIALFLKELREQSDSIRLDLQLFEENPQLDQPLKEWAQTARTIKQAAHIVKLQQVVEAAQTLELYAQALLDQRVIKTASGQELCVKIVQLLADLSCIEPDHLSFFLQEKQELLAELHQKLSSLLAISPAANVKEELIVEELESENPDFVIDDAMFDLFRIEVETQSRVLNRGLIELEQNEDPILLEELMRAAHSIKGAARVVSLPSIVKMAHSMEDCFVSIQANQKALPVHMIDTLLQMVDLLSNLSRIRSSDIHNWLKGQLPLIEKKIKELEEIQKQEPVNARGAVALVSAFEGKGKESIGSSTVPYPLKEMKKSESIKPFQTGFSEERVLRVTAQNLNRLMGLAGESLVESRWLYPFWDNLQKLKKEQIEIANLLDGFRGGLADSRLDERMWQYLTDLQHRFNESRQLLTENLGELDSFIRRHANLSDRLYQEVINSRLRPFSDGVETFPRMVRDLARQLDKRVRLEIEGLSTLVDRDILEKLEAPLSHLLRNAIDHGIESPQERQKKEKPTEGLIKLKAYHRGGMLGITVSDDGRGIDVEELRKRIVEKNFTSSEMAKRLSESEVIDFLFLPGFSTAKEVTEISGRGIGLNIVRSAVQEVGGIVKTTLMPGKGTSFNLQLPLTLSVIRALLVEISGEAYAFPLARIDQALLINRDQIEMAENKQYFRYENQNIGLVSAWQVLELAEPQLTLNLLPVIILSERTNSYGLVVDRLIGEKELVVQELDARLGKVSDISAGALMEDGSPVLIIDVDEIVHSIDLLLSGAGVAKISYTKELPPDRIAKRVLVVDDSITVREVECRLLKNQGYEVETAVNGIDGWNAVRVGHYDLVITDIDMPRMNGIDLVRAIKNDPHLSDIPVMIVSYKEGETDRLMGLEAGADYYLTKSSFHDATLLAAVYDLIGKP comes from the coding sequence GTGAAAGAAACCACTGATATTTCTTCTGGAGAGCCCTTGCCTGTAAAAATTGATGAAGCTTTGATCGCTTTATTTTTAAAGGAGCTGAGAGAGCAAAGTGATAGCATTCGATTGGACTTGCAATTATTTGAAGAGAATCCTCAATTAGATCAGCCTTTGAAAGAGTGGGCTCAAACAGCGCGGACAATCAAACAGGCAGCTCACATAGTCAAGTTACAGCAAGTAGTAGAAGCTGCTCAAACGTTAGAACTTTATGCACAAGCGTTGCTTGATCAACGGGTTATAAAAACAGCTAGTGGACAAGAACTATGCGTTAAAATAGTTCAGCTATTGGCTGATCTGTCTTGCATAGAGCCTGATCACCTTAGTTTTTTCCTACAGGAAAAGCAAGAGCTTCTCGCGGAACTCCATCAAAAACTCTCCTCTTTATTAGCTATTTCACCAGCCGCAAATGTCAAAGAGGAGCTTATTGTAGAAGAGCTGGAGAGCGAAAATCCAGATTTTGTGATTGATGATGCGATGTTTGACTTATTTCGCATTGAGGTGGAAACCCAATCTAGGGTGCTCAATCGTGGATTGATTGAGCTGGAGCAGAATGAAGATCCAATTCTATTAGAAGAATTGATGCGTGCCGCGCATTCTATTAAAGGTGCTGCACGTGTTGTCTCTCTTCCCTCGATCGTAAAAATGGCTCATTCAATGGAAGATTGTTTTGTTAGTATTCAAGCTAATCAAAAAGCTTTACCTGTGCATATGATTGACACGCTCTTGCAAATGGTTGATCTATTGTCCAATTTGTCTCGCATTCGATCGTCTGACATTCATAATTGGTTAAAGGGACAGCTTCCACTTATTGAAAAGAAAATAAAAGAGCTTGAAGAGATTCAAAAGCAAGAGCCGGTCAACGCTCGAGGCGCAGTTGCATTGGTAAGTGCATTTGAGGGGAAAGGAAAAGAAAGTATAGGATCGAGTACTGTGCCCTATCCATTGAAAGAGATGAAGAAAAGCGAGTCTATTAAGCCTTTTCAAACAGGATTTTCGGAAGAGAGGGTACTCCGCGTAACGGCTCAGAATTTAAATCGTTTGATGGGGCTTGCCGGTGAATCACTTGTAGAATCGAGATGGCTGTATCCTTTTTGGGATAATCTGCAAAAGCTTAAGAAAGAGCAAATTGAGATTGCAAATTTACTAGATGGTTTCCGAGGTGGCTTAGCAGACAGCAGGCTGGATGAAAGGATGTGGCAGTATTTAACCGATCTGCAGCATCGATTTAATGAGAGTCGTCAGCTGCTTACTGAGAATTTAGGGGAGTTGGATTCTTTTATAAGACGGCATGCTAATTTATCAGACCGCCTTTATCAAGAGGTCATTAATAGTCGCCTACGTCCATTTTCAGATGGTGTCGAAACTTTTCCGCGCATGGTTCGTGATTTGGCAAGGCAGCTTGACAAACGCGTAAGGTTAGAGATCGAGGGATTATCGACTTTGGTCGATCGGGACATTTTAGAAAAACTGGAAGCCCCGCTGAGCCATCTTTTACGAAATGCCATCGATCATGGGATTGAATCACCTCAAGAGAGGCAAAAAAAAGAGAAGCCAACGGAGGGATTGATTAAGTTGAAAGCCTATCATCGTGGAGGAATGCTTGGGATTACCGTTTCAGATGATGGGCGCGGGATAGATGTGGAGGAGTTGCGCAAAAGAATAGTAGAGAAAAATTTTACTAGTTCTGAGATGGCCAAGCGTTTATCAGAAAGTGAGGTCATCGACTTTCTTTTTCTACCAGGTTTTTCGACTGCTAAAGAAGTGACTGAAATCTCAGGAAGGGGGATTGGACTCAATATTGTCAGAAGTGCGGTGCAAGAGGTTGGAGGGATTGTCAAAACGACTTTAATGCCTGGCAAAGGAACGAGCTTTAATCTGCAGCTGCCTTTGACCTTATCTGTCATCCGCGCTCTTTTGGTGGAAATCTCTGGCGAGGCCTATGCTTTTCCTCTAGCACGCATTGATCAGGCTCTCCTCATCAATCGCGATCAAATTGAAATGGCAGAAAATAAACAATATTTCAGATATGAAAACCAAAATATCGGTTTAGTCTCTGCTTGGCAAGTATTGGAGTTAGCTGAACCCCAACTAACCTTGAATCTGTTGCCTGTCATTATTTTAAGCGAGCGGACCAATTCTTACGGACTTGTTGTGGATCGTTTGATTGGCGAGAAAGAGTTGGTCGTACAAGAGTTGGATGCCCGTTTAGGAAAGGTCTCAGATATTAGTGCAGGGGCTCTAATGGAAGATGGAAGCCCTGTCTTAATTATCGACGTAGATGAGATTGTGCACTCTATTGATTTGCTGCTTTCGGGAGCCGGGGTGGCAAAAATTTCTTACACTAAAGAATTGCCGCCTGATCGCATAGCTAAGCGCGTTTTAGTGGTAGACGACTCCATTACAGTTAGAGAGGTTGAATGCCGTCTTTTAAAAAACCAAGGCTATGAAGTGGAAACGGCTGTCAATGGTATCGATGGATGGAATGCTGTGCGGGTTGGCCATTATGATCTTGTCATTACCGACATCGATATGCCACGCATGAATGGAATCGATCTGGTGAGAGCGATTAAGAATGACCCGCACTTAAGTGATATTCCCGTGATGATAGTGTCCTATAAAGAAGGAGAGACTGATCGTTTGATGGGGTTGGAAGCTGGAGCAGACTATTATTT
- a CDS encoding chemotaxis protein CheW, translated as MLEKQDDLMMHRPEKERKENLLDRRPSEEYLQTLTQAIQKPLSVEQKSDTISVVVFRLAHEWLAMKTSVFKSVILRRQIHCIPHRAQKFLLGVVNVDGELQLCVALNELLGIEYSMSRSHHASHDDRMIAIAQNKELWVFPVDEVEGIHLWHVAMLENAPVNVSKSASNYLKGIMTIKNKSIGLLDEELIFYSLKRGVQ; from the coding sequence GTGCTAGAAAAACAAGATGATCTAATGATGCATAGGCCAGAAAAAGAGCGGAAGGAAAATCTTTTAGATAGGCGCCCATCTGAAGAATATTTACAAACATTGACGCAAGCAATCCAGAAGCCTCTAAGTGTTGAGCAAAAGAGCGATACTATATCTGTCGTCGTTTTTCGTTTGGCTCATGAATGGCTTGCAATGAAAACAAGTGTTTTTAAATCAGTCATTCTTCGCCGGCAGATTCACTGCATTCCGCACCGGGCACAAAAATTTCTTTTGGGGGTTGTGAATGTGGATGGCGAGCTTCAGCTATGTGTTGCACTTAATGAATTGCTAGGGATTGAGTATTCGATGTCGCGCAGTCATCATGCTTCACATGATGACAGGATGATTGCGATTGCGCAAAATAAAGAGCTTTGGGTATTTCCCGTAGATGAGGTCGAAGGCATTCATTTATGGCATGTAGCCATGCTGGAAAATGCTCCAGTCAATGTTTCAAAGTCAGCGTCAAATTACTTGAAAGGCATCATGACTATTAAAAATAAAAGTATTGGTCTCTTAGACGAAGAACTGATTTTTTATAGTTTGAAGAGAGGGGTGCAGTGA